From Coffea arabica cultivar ET-39 chromosome 10e, Coffea Arabica ET-39 HiFi, whole genome shotgun sequence, one genomic window encodes:
- the LOC113712489 gene encoding zinc finger protein GAI-ASSOCIATED FACTOR 1, whose protein sequence is MNNSSAMATAPSASEEASVSSAGNPMIAAQVGPVKKKRNLPGMPDPDAEVIALSPKTLLATNRFVCEICNKGFQRDQNLQLHRRGHNLPWKLRQRNGKEVKKRVYVCPEATCIHHDPSRALGDLTGIKKHFCRKHGEKKWKCERCSKKYAVISDWKAHTKTCGTREYRCDCGTLFSRRDSFITHRAFCDALAQESARSQTQTLAITNEEGTLKVQAQTTTTRTSSSSPPPPPLTPSTGVLSPVLSIHSSEMPENLIGRSQPQPGTPQLSATSTTSAAAATAGNSSDANVSSTTGVFASILGASGSAGLSRSSQSPSSFSGLLCAMGGPGRSAVEPISLSLSSSLYLSNHPSTLFPSTPQDHHPRHYSTNPQPALSATALLQKAAQIGAASSGSSFLRGLGLAMPSSSDLQDNCASPSPATAPATASASASTANWMMSHVKPENGSVAPGQLGLGLASDHAASGLTDLMMGPPTIFGGKPTTLDFLGLGMAPGAPSSDGISAYLSSMRGGGLDVAAVAATSTFGGINLGGSGWDDSSDRKPTLL, encoded by the exons ATGAATAATTCATCAGCAATGGCAACAGCCCCTTCGGCTTCTGAAGAAGCTAGTGTTTCCTCAGCTGGCAATCCAATGATAGCTGCTCAAGTTGGACCCGTCAAGAAAAAGCGTAACCTTCCTGGAATGCCAG ATCCAGACGCAGAAGTGATAGCCTTATCACCAAAGACTCTCTTAGCAACAAACCGATTTGTATGTGAGATCTGCAACAAGGGTTTCCAAAGAGACCAGAATTTGCAACTACACAGAAGAGGCCATAACTTGCCATGGAAACTCCGGCAGAGAAACGGGAAAGAAGTTAAAAAGCGCGTGTACGTCTGCCCTGAAGCAACCTGCATTCATCACGACCCCTCCAGAGCACTTGGGGACTTAACTGGCATCAAAAAACACTTCTGCAGAAAACACGGCGAGAAGAAATGGAAGTGTGAACGGTGCTCTAAGAAGTATGCCGTCATCTCTGATTGGAAAGCGCACACGAAAACTTGCGGCACCAGAGAATACCGCTGCGACTGCGGCACCCTATTTTCCAG GCGGGATAGCTTTATCACGCATCGGGCGTTTTGTGATGCCTTGGCGCAAGAGAGCGCGCGGTCCCAAACCCAAACTTTGGCTATAACTAATGAGGAGGGAACGTTGAAGGTCCAGGCTCAGACGACGACGACGAGGACGTCGTCATCGAGTCCTCCACCGCCTCCGCTTACTCCGTCAACTGGCGTGCTGTCTCCGGTTTTGTCTATTCATAGCTCAG AAATGCCGGAAAATCTGATTGGCCGTTCACAACCACAACCAGGAACGCCTCAGCTATCGGCTACATCTACTACCTCGGCAGCTGCAGCCACTGCCGGCAACTCTTCCGATGCTAACGTCAGTAGCACCACTGGTGTATTTGCTAGTATACTCGGAGCCTCAGGCTCAGCTGGGCTGTCGCGATCTTCGCAGTCTCCTTCATCTTTCTCTGGCCTACTGTGTGCGATGGGCGGACCAGGGCGATCTGCTGTCGAACCCATATCGCTCTCGTTGTCCTCTTCGCTCTACCTCTCCAACCATCCATCCACATTGTTCCCGAGCACGCCCCAGGATCATCATCCAAGGCACTATTCGACGAACCCTCAGCCGGCATTGTCTGCAACTGCATTGCTTCAAAAAGCAGCTCAAATAGGCGCGGCATCATCAGGATCATCTTTTCTTCGCGGTCTCGGTCTGGCAATGCCATCCTCATCCGACCTTCAAGATAACTGTGCTAGTCCAAGCCCCGCCACCGCCCCCGCCACCGCTAGTGCATCTGCATCCACTGCAAATTGGATGATGAGCCATGTAAAGCCAGAGAACGGTTCAGTTGCACCTGGGCAGCTTGGACTAGGACTAGCTTCGGATCATGCTGCTTCTGGTTTAACCGACCTAATGATGGGGCCACCAACAATCTTTGGTGGCAAGCCTACCAcacttgattttcttggcctGGGAATGGCTCCCGGTGCTCCATCTTCGGATGGGATATCTGCATATCTGAGTTCAATGCGAGGAGGGGGTCTTGATGTTGCGGCTGTGGCTGCAACCTCAACATTTGGTGGGATTAACTTGGGTGGCAGCGGTTGGGACGATTCTTCTGACAGGAAGCCTACTTTACTCTAA